Proteins from one Gallus gallus isolate bGalGal1 chromosome 15, bGalGal1.mat.broiler.GRCg7b, whole genome shotgun sequence genomic window:
- the SPECC1L gene encoding cytospin-A isoform X1, with translation MVGRGFVCKCIINRQPRMKKASRSVGSVPKVPGVNKTQTTEKTKPESGSSLSAVTKLSKPGTSASLLKTKSNDDLLAGMASGGGVTMTNGVKAKKSTCASTVSSTTGTTMSTLENKPRTVAGSTARRSTSSGTKESSSSRERIRDRSRLSQSKKLPLAGQGSNDTVLAKRSRSRTNPESDIRMSKSKSDNQISDKAALEAKVNDLLTLAKTKDVEILHLRNELRDMRAQLGLNEDRVEGDEKSEEKEAIVVHQPTDVESTLLQLQEQNTAIREELNQLKNENRMLKDRLNALGFSLEQRLDNSEKLFGYQSLSPEITAGNHSDGGGTLTSSVEGSAPGSMEDLLSQDEHTLMDNQHSNSMDNLDSECSEVYQPLTSSDDALDAPSSSESEGVPSIERSRKGSSGNASEVSVACLTERIHQMEENQHSTAEELQATLQELADLQQITQELNSENERLGEEKVILMESLCQQSDKLEHFSRQIEYFRSLLDEHHISYVIDEDMKSGRYMELEQRYMDLAENARFEREQLLGVQQHLSNTLKMAEQDNKEAQEMIGALKERNHHMERIIESEQKSKTAIASTLEEYKATVASDQIEMNRLKAQLEHEKQKVAELYSIHNSGDKSDIQDLLESVRLDKEKAETLASSLQEELAHTRNDANRLQDAIAKVEDEYRVFQEEAKKQIEDLNVTLEKLRAELDEKETERSDMKETIFELEDEVEQHRAVKLHDNLIISDLENTVKKLQDQKHDMEREIKNLHRRLREESAEWRQFQADLQTAVVIANDIKSEAQEEIGDLKRRLHEAQEKNEKLTKELEEIKSRKQEEERGRVYNYMNAVERDLAALRQGMGLSRRSSTSSEPTPTVKTLIKSFDSASQVPSPAAATIPRTPLSPSPMKTPPAAAVSPMQRHSISGPISASKPLATLTDKRPSYAEIPVQEHLLRTSSTSRPASLPRVPAMESAKSISVSRRSSEEIKRDISAPDGASPASLMAMGTTSPQLSLSSSPTASVTPTTRSRIREERKDPLSALAREYGGSKRNALLKWCQKKTEGYQNIDITNFSSSWNDGLAFCAVLHTYLPAHIPYQELNSQDKRRNFTLAFQAAESVGIKSTLDINEMVRTERPDWQNVMLYVTAIYKYFET, from the exons ATGGTGGGGCGGGG aTTTGTTTGTAAATGCATCATAAACAGACAGCCCAgaatgaagaaagcaagcaggagtGTTGGCTCAGTGCCCAAAGTGCCTGGAGTAAATAAGActcaaacaactgaaaaaacCAAACCGGAGAGCGGCTCCTCACTGTCTGCAGTAACAAAACTCTCCAAACCTGGGACATCGGCATCCCTTTTGAAG ACTAAGAGCAACGATGACCTCTTAGCAGGGATGGCCAGTGGTGGTGGAGTGACAATGACCAATGGAGTCAAGGCAAAAAAGAGCACGTGTGCATCAACAGTGTCTTCAACTACAGGGACAACCATGAGCACTCTGGAAAATAAACCTAGAACTGTTGCAG GTTCCACGGCTAGGCGTAGCACTTCATCTGGAACTAAAGAATCGAGCTCTTCTAGGGAAAGAATACGAGATCGTTCCCGCTTAAGCCAGAGTAAAAAACTGCCTCTGGCCGGACAGGGCAGCAATGATACGGTACTGGCCAAACGTTCCCGTAGTCGCACCAATCCAGAATCGGATATTCGGATGAGCAAGTCCAAATCAGACAATCAGATCAGTGACAAAGCTGCATTGGAAGCAAAGGTGAATGATCTTCTGACGTTAGCAAAAACTAAAGATGTGGAAATCTTGCATCTGAGAAATGAACTAAGGGACATGCGTGCTCAGCTGGGACTTAACGAAGACCGAGTTGAAGGTGatgaaaaatctgaagaaaaagaggcCATTGTTGTCCATCAGCCAACTGATGTAGAGTCTACGTTGCTACAGTTACAGGAACAAAACACTGCCATCCGAGAAGAGCTCAACCAGCTGAAGAATGAGAACCGAATGTTAAAAGACAGACTAAATGCATTAGGCTTCTCTTTGGAACAAAGGCTGGACAACTCTGAGAAACTCTTTGGCTATCAGTCTTTGAGTCCGGAGATTACAGCTGGCAACCACAGTGATGGCGGTGGTACTCTGACATCTTCTGTGGAAGGTTCTGCTCCTGGATCGATGGAAGATTTGCTAAGTCAGGATGAACACACTCTGATGGACAACCAACATAGTAACTCCATGGATAATTTAGATAGTGAGTGCAGTGAAGTTTATCAGCCACTGACATCGAGTGATGATGCTTTAGATGCTCCGTCATCTTCAGAGTCTGAAGGCGTACCAAGTATAGAAAGATCTAGAAAGGGAAGCAGTGGCAATGCGAGCGAAGTGTCTGTAGCTTGTCTGACAGAGCGGATACATCAGATGGAAGAgaaccagcacagcacagcagaagagctcCAAGCCACGCTTCAAGAGCTTGCAGATCTGCAGCAAATAACGCAAGAGCTAAACAGCGAGAATGAAAGactgggagaggaaaaagtaatCCTGATGGAATCTTTGTGCCAGCAAAGCGATAAGTTGGAACATTTCAGCCGTCAGATAGAGTATTTTCGGTCTCTTTTAGATGAACACCATATTTCCTATGTGATTGATGAAGATATGAAAAGTGGTCGCTACATGGAGTTGGAGCAGCGTTACATGGACCTTGCAGAGAACGCCCGATTTGAGCGGGAGCAGCTGCTAGGTGTTCAGCAGCACTTGAGCAACACCTTGAAGATGGCAGAACAAGACAATAAGGAGGCCCAAGAAATGATAGGGGCGTTGAAAGAACGCAATCACCACATGGAACGGATCATTGAGTcagagcagaagagcaaaaCAGCAATAGCATCGACCTTAGAGGAGTACAAAGCCACGGTAGCCAGCGACCAGATAGAGATGAACAGGCTGAAAGCTCAGCTAGAGCACGAGAAGCAGAAGGTGGCTGAGTTGTATTCGATACACAACTCTGGAGACAAATCAGATATACAAGATTTGCTGGAGAGTGTCAGGCTggataaagaaaaagcagagacaCTGGCCAGCAGTCTGCAAGAGGAGCTGGCGCACACTCGCAATGATGCCAATCGCTTGCAAGATGCCATTGCTAAG gttgAAGATGAGTACAGAGTATTCCAAGAAGAAGCCAAGAAACAAATAGAGGATCTTAACGTGACTCTAGAAAAACTTCGGGCAGAGCTAGATGAGAAAGAAACTGAGAGAAGTGACATGAAAGAAACTATCTTTGAGTTGGAGGATGAAGTAGAGCAGCATCGTGCTGTGAAGCTTCATGACAACCTCATCATATCTGATTTGGAGA ATACAGTTAAAAAACTTCAGGACCAAAAGCATGACATGGAAAGAGAGATAAAGAATCTTCACAGGAGACTGCGG GAGGAGTCAGCAGAATGGCGTCAGTTCCAAGCTGATCTCCAGACTGCAGTGGTTATAGCAAATGATATAAAGTCTGAGGCCCAGGAAGAGATAGGAGACCTAAAGCGAAGATTACACgaagctcaggaaaaaaatgagaagctcACTAAGGAGTTGGAGGAAATCAAGTCACGCAA GCAGGAAGAGGAACGCGGGCGAGTGTACAATTACATGAATGCTGTAGAGAGAGATTTGGCAGCTCTGAGACAGGGAATGGGCCTGAGTCGCAGATCATCCACCTCCTCAGAGCCAACTCCGACTGTCAAAACACTCATCAAGTCCTTTGACAGTGCCTCCCAAG TTCcaagtcctgctgctgccacaatTCCTCGCACTCCTCTGAGTCCAAGTCCCATGAAGactcccccagctgctgctgtatcCCCTATGCAG aggCATTCTATAAGCGGACCAATCTCTGCTTCTAAACCCCTTGCTACACTGACAGACAAAAGGCCAAGCTATGCTGAAATCCCTGTTCAAG AACATTTGTTGAGAACATCTTCTACCAGCAGACCAGCATCTTTGCCAAGAGTTCCTGCAATGGAAAGTGCCAAATCTATTTCAG TGTCTCGAAGAAGTAGTGAAGAAATCAAACGGGATATCAGTGCACCCGATGGAGCATCTCCAGCCTCTCTCATGGCAATGGGTACCACCTCACCACAGCTGTCCCTCTCATCCTCCCCTACAGCATCAGTCACCCCTACAACCAGAAGTCGAATAAG ggaagaaaggaaagatccCTTGTCTGCCCTAGCAAGAGAATATGGAGGATCGAAGAGAAATGCCTTGCTGAAATGgtgccagaaaaaaacagaaggataTCAG
- the SPECC1L gene encoding cytospin-A isoform X2 yields MKKASRSVGSVPKVPGVNKTQTTEKTKPESGSSLSAVTKLSKPGTSASLLKTKSNDDLLAGMASGGGVTMTNGVKAKKSTCASTVSSTTGTTMSTLENKPRTVAGSTARRSTSSGTKESSSSRERIRDRSRLSQSKKLPLAGQGSNDTVLAKRSRSRTNPESDIRMSKSKSDNQISDKAALEAKVNDLLTLAKTKDVEILHLRNELRDMRAQLGLNEDRVEGDEKSEEKEAIVVHQPTDVESTLLQLQEQNTAIREELNQLKNENRMLKDRLNALGFSLEQRLDNSEKLFGYQSLSPEITAGNHSDGGGTLTSSVEGSAPGSMEDLLSQDEHTLMDNQHSNSMDNLDSECSEVYQPLTSSDDALDAPSSSESEGVPSIERSRKGSSGNASEVSVACLTERIHQMEENQHSTAEELQATLQELADLQQITQELNSENERLGEEKVILMESLCQQSDKLEHFSRQIEYFRSLLDEHHISYVIDEDMKSGRYMELEQRYMDLAENARFEREQLLGVQQHLSNTLKMAEQDNKEAQEMIGALKERNHHMERIIESEQKSKTAIASTLEEYKATVASDQIEMNRLKAQLEHEKQKVAELYSIHNSGDKSDIQDLLESVRLDKEKAETLASSLQEELAHTRNDANRLQDAIAKVEDEYRVFQEEAKKQIEDLNVTLEKLRAELDEKETERSDMKETIFELEDEVEQHRAVKLHDNLIISDLENTVKKLQDQKHDMEREIKNLHRRLREESAEWRQFQADLQTAVVIANDIKSEAQEEIGDLKRRLHEAQEKNEKLTKELEEIKSRKQEEERGRVYNYMNAVERDLAALRQGMGLSRRSSTSSEPTPTVKTLIKSFDSASQVPSPAAATIPRTPLSPSPMKTPPAAAVSPMQRHSISGPISASKPLATLTDKRPSYAEIPVQEHLLRTSSTSRPASLPRVPAMESAKSISVSRRSSEEIKRDISAPDGASPASLMAMGTTSPQLSLSSSPTASVTPTTRSRIREERKDPLSALAREYGGSKRNALLKWCQKKTEGYQNIDITNFSSSWNDGLAFCAVLHTYLPAHIPYQELNSQDKRRNFTLAFQAAESVGIKSTLDINEMVRTERPDWQNVMLYVTAIYKYFET; encoded by the exons atgaagaaagcaagcaggagtGTTGGCTCAGTGCCCAAAGTGCCTGGAGTAAATAAGActcaaacaactgaaaaaacCAAACCGGAGAGCGGCTCCTCACTGTCTGCAGTAACAAAACTCTCCAAACCTGGGACATCGGCATCCCTTTTGAAG ACTAAGAGCAACGATGACCTCTTAGCAGGGATGGCCAGTGGTGGTGGAGTGACAATGACCAATGGAGTCAAGGCAAAAAAGAGCACGTGTGCATCAACAGTGTCTTCAACTACAGGGACAACCATGAGCACTCTGGAAAATAAACCTAGAACTGTTGCAG GTTCCACGGCTAGGCGTAGCACTTCATCTGGAACTAAAGAATCGAGCTCTTCTAGGGAAAGAATACGAGATCGTTCCCGCTTAAGCCAGAGTAAAAAACTGCCTCTGGCCGGACAGGGCAGCAATGATACGGTACTGGCCAAACGTTCCCGTAGTCGCACCAATCCAGAATCGGATATTCGGATGAGCAAGTCCAAATCAGACAATCAGATCAGTGACAAAGCTGCATTGGAAGCAAAGGTGAATGATCTTCTGACGTTAGCAAAAACTAAAGATGTGGAAATCTTGCATCTGAGAAATGAACTAAGGGACATGCGTGCTCAGCTGGGACTTAACGAAGACCGAGTTGAAGGTGatgaaaaatctgaagaaaaagaggcCATTGTTGTCCATCAGCCAACTGATGTAGAGTCTACGTTGCTACAGTTACAGGAACAAAACACTGCCATCCGAGAAGAGCTCAACCAGCTGAAGAATGAGAACCGAATGTTAAAAGACAGACTAAATGCATTAGGCTTCTCTTTGGAACAAAGGCTGGACAACTCTGAGAAACTCTTTGGCTATCAGTCTTTGAGTCCGGAGATTACAGCTGGCAACCACAGTGATGGCGGTGGTACTCTGACATCTTCTGTGGAAGGTTCTGCTCCTGGATCGATGGAAGATTTGCTAAGTCAGGATGAACACACTCTGATGGACAACCAACATAGTAACTCCATGGATAATTTAGATAGTGAGTGCAGTGAAGTTTATCAGCCACTGACATCGAGTGATGATGCTTTAGATGCTCCGTCATCTTCAGAGTCTGAAGGCGTACCAAGTATAGAAAGATCTAGAAAGGGAAGCAGTGGCAATGCGAGCGAAGTGTCTGTAGCTTGTCTGACAGAGCGGATACATCAGATGGAAGAgaaccagcacagcacagcagaagagctcCAAGCCACGCTTCAAGAGCTTGCAGATCTGCAGCAAATAACGCAAGAGCTAAACAGCGAGAATGAAAGactgggagaggaaaaagtaatCCTGATGGAATCTTTGTGCCAGCAAAGCGATAAGTTGGAACATTTCAGCCGTCAGATAGAGTATTTTCGGTCTCTTTTAGATGAACACCATATTTCCTATGTGATTGATGAAGATATGAAAAGTGGTCGCTACATGGAGTTGGAGCAGCGTTACATGGACCTTGCAGAGAACGCCCGATTTGAGCGGGAGCAGCTGCTAGGTGTTCAGCAGCACTTGAGCAACACCTTGAAGATGGCAGAACAAGACAATAAGGAGGCCCAAGAAATGATAGGGGCGTTGAAAGAACGCAATCACCACATGGAACGGATCATTGAGTcagagcagaagagcaaaaCAGCAATAGCATCGACCTTAGAGGAGTACAAAGCCACGGTAGCCAGCGACCAGATAGAGATGAACAGGCTGAAAGCTCAGCTAGAGCACGAGAAGCAGAAGGTGGCTGAGTTGTATTCGATACACAACTCTGGAGACAAATCAGATATACAAGATTTGCTGGAGAGTGTCAGGCTggataaagaaaaagcagagacaCTGGCCAGCAGTCTGCAAGAGGAGCTGGCGCACACTCGCAATGATGCCAATCGCTTGCAAGATGCCATTGCTAAG gttgAAGATGAGTACAGAGTATTCCAAGAAGAAGCCAAGAAACAAATAGAGGATCTTAACGTGACTCTAGAAAAACTTCGGGCAGAGCTAGATGAGAAAGAAACTGAGAGAAGTGACATGAAAGAAACTATCTTTGAGTTGGAGGATGAAGTAGAGCAGCATCGTGCTGTGAAGCTTCATGACAACCTCATCATATCTGATTTGGAGA ATACAGTTAAAAAACTTCAGGACCAAAAGCATGACATGGAAAGAGAGATAAAGAATCTTCACAGGAGACTGCGG GAGGAGTCAGCAGAATGGCGTCAGTTCCAAGCTGATCTCCAGACTGCAGTGGTTATAGCAAATGATATAAAGTCTGAGGCCCAGGAAGAGATAGGAGACCTAAAGCGAAGATTACACgaagctcaggaaaaaaatgagaagctcACTAAGGAGTTGGAGGAAATCAAGTCACGCAA GCAGGAAGAGGAACGCGGGCGAGTGTACAATTACATGAATGCTGTAGAGAGAGATTTGGCAGCTCTGAGACAGGGAATGGGCCTGAGTCGCAGATCATCCACCTCCTCAGAGCCAACTCCGACTGTCAAAACACTCATCAAGTCCTTTGACAGTGCCTCCCAAG TTCcaagtcctgctgctgccacaatTCCTCGCACTCCTCTGAGTCCAAGTCCCATGAAGactcccccagctgctgctgtatcCCCTATGCAG aggCATTCTATAAGCGGACCAATCTCTGCTTCTAAACCCCTTGCTACACTGACAGACAAAAGGCCAAGCTATGCTGAAATCCCTGTTCAAG AACATTTGTTGAGAACATCTTCTACCAGCAGACCAGCATCTTTGCCAAGAGTTCCTGCAATGGAAAGTGCCAAATCTATTTCAG TGTCTCGAAGAAGTAGTGAAGAAATCAAACGGGATATCAGTGCACCCGATGGAGCATCTCCAGCCTCTCTCATGGCAATGGGTACCACCTCACCACAGCTGTCCCTCTCATCCTCCCCTACAGCATCAGTCACCCCTACAACCAGAAGTCGAATAAG ggaagaaaggaaagatccCTTGTCTGCCCTAGCAAGAGAATATGGAGGATCGAAGAGAAATGCCTTGCTGAAATGgtgccagaaaaaaacagaaggataTCAG
- the SPECC1L gene encoding cytospin-A (The RefSeq protein has 1 substitution compared to this genomic sequence): MTPSSQPDPINTFVCKCIINRQPRMKKASRSVGSVPKVPGVNKTQTTEKTKPESGSSLSAVTKLSKPGTSASLLKTKSNDDLLAGMASGGGVTMTNGVKAKKSTCASTVSSTTGTTMSTLENKPRTVAGSTARRSTSSGTKESSSSRERIRDRSRLSQSKKLPLAGQGSNDTVLAKRSRSRTNPESDIRMSKSKSDNQISDKAALEAKVNDLLTLAKTKDVEILHLRNELRDMRAQLGLNEDQVEGDEKSEEKEAIVVHQPTDVESTLLQLQEQNTAIREELNQLKNENRMLKDRLNALGFSLEQRLDNSEKLFGYQSLSPEITAGNHSDGGGTLTSSVEGSAPGSMEDLLSQDEHTLMDNQHSNSMDNLDSECSEVYQPLTSSDDALDAPSSSESEGVPSIERSRKGSSGNASEVSVACLTERIHQMEENQHSTAEELQATLQELADLQQITQELNSENERLGEEKVILMESLCQQSDKLEHFSRQIEYFRSLLDEHHISYVIDEDMKSGRYMELEQRYMDLAENARFEREQLLGVQQHLSNTLKMAEQDNKEAQEMIGALKERNHHMERIIESEQKSKTAIASTLEEYKATVASDQIEMNRLKAQLEHEKQKVAELYSIHNSGDKSDIQDLLESVRLDKEKAETLASSLQEELAHTRNDANRLQDAIAKVEDEYRVFQEEAKKQIEDLNVTLEKLRAELDEKETERSDMKETIFELEDEVEQHRAVKLHDNLIISDLENTVKKLQDQKHDMEREIKNLHRRLREESAEWRQFQADLQTAVVIANDIKSEAQEEIGDLKRRLHEAQEKNEKLTKELEEIKSRKQEEERGRVYNYMNAVERDLAALRQGMGLSRRSSTSSEPTPTVKTLIKSFDSASQVPSPAAATIPRTPLSPSPMKTPPAAAVSPMQRHSISGPISASKPLATLTDKRPSYAEIPVQEHLLRTSSTSRPASLPRVPAMESAKSISVSRRSSEEIKRDISAPDGASPASLMAMGTTSPQLSLSSSPTASVTPTTRSRIREERKDPLSALAREYGGSKRNALLKWCQKKTEGYQNIDITNFSSSWNDGLAFCAVLHTYLPAHIPYQELNSQDKRRNFTLAFQAAESVGIKSTLDINEMVRTERPDWQNVMLYVTAIYKYFET; this comes from the exons ATGACACCTTCATCGCAACCTGATCCCATAAATAC aTTTGTTTGTAAATGCATCATAAACAGACAGCCCAgaatgaagaaagcaagcaggagtGTTGGCTCAGTGCCCAAAGTGCCTGGAGTAAATAAGActcaaacaactgaaaaaacCAAACCGGAGAGCGGCTCCTCACTGTCTGCAGTAACAAAACTCTCCAAACCTGGGACATCGGCATCCCTTTTGAAG ACTAAGAGCAACGATGACCTCTTAGCAGGGATGGCCAGTGGTGGTGGAGTGACAATGACCAATGGAGTCAAGGCAAAAAAGAGCACGTGTGCATCAACAGTGTCTTCAACTACAGGGACAACCATGAGCACTCTGGAAAATAAACCTAGAACTGTTGCAG GTTCCACGGCTAGGCGTAGCACTTCATCTGGAACTAAAGAATCGAGCTCTTCTAGGGAAAGAATACGAGATCGTTCCCGCTTAAGCCAGAGTAAAAAACTGCCTCTGGCCGGACAGGGCAGCAATGATACGGTACTGGCCAAACGTTCCCGTAGTCGCACCAATCCAGAATCGGATATTCGGATGAGCAAGTCCAAATCAGACAATCAGATCAGTGACAAAGCTGCATTGGAAGCAAAGGTGAATGATCTTCTGACGTTAGCAAAAACTAAAGATGTGGAAATCTTGCATCTGAGAAATGAACTAAGGGACATGCGTGCTCAGCTGGGACTTAACGAAGACCGAGTTGAAGGTGatgaaaaatctgaagaaaaagaggcCATTGTTGTCCATCAGCCAACTGATGTAGAGTCTACGTTGCTACAGTTACAGGAACAAAACACTGCCATCCGAGAAGAGCTCAACCAGCTGAAGAATGAGAACCGAATGTTAAAAGACAGACTAAATGCATTAGGCTTCTCTTTGGAACAAAGGCTGGACAACTCTGAGAAACTCTTTGGCTATCAGTCTTTGAGTCCGGAGATTACAGCTGGCAACCACAGTGATGGCGGTGGTACTCTGACATCTTCTGTGGAAGGTTCTGCTCCTGGATCGATGGAAGATTTGCTAAGTCAGGATGAACACACTCTGATGGACAACCAACATAGTAACTCCATGGATAATTTAGATAGTGAGTGCAGTGAAGTTTATCAGCCACTGACATCGAGTGATGATGCTTTAGATGCTCCGTCATCTTCAGAGTCTGAAGGCGTACCAAGTATAGAAAGATCTAGAAAGGGAAGCAGTGGCAATGCGAGCGAAGTGTCTGTAGCTTGTCTGACAGAGCGGATACATCAGATGGAAGAgaaccagcacagcacagcagaagagctcCAAGCCACGCTTCAAGAGCTTGCAGATCTGCAGCAAATAACGCAAGAGCTAAACAGCGAGAATGAAAGactgggagaggaaaaagtaatCCTGATGGAATCTTTGTGCCAGCAAAGCGATAAGTTGGAACATTTCAGCCGTCAGATAGAGTATTTTCGGTCTCTTTTAGATGAACACCATATTTCCTATGTGATTGATGAAGATATGAAAAGTGGTCGCTACATGGAGTTGGAGCAGCGTTACATGGACCTTGCAGAGAACGCCCGATTTGAGCGGGAGCAGCTGCTAGGTGTTCAGCAGCACTTGAGCAACACCTTGAAGATGGCAGAACAAGACAATAAGGAGGCCCAAGAAATGATAGGGGCGTTGAAAGAACGCAATCACCACATGGAACGGATCATTGAGTcagagcagaagagcaaaaCAGCAATAGCATCGACCTTAGAGGAGTACAAAGCCACGGTAGCCAGCGACCAGATAGAGATGAACAGGCTGAAAGCTCAGCTAGAGCACGAGAAGCAGAAGGTGGCTGAGTTGTATTCGATACACAACTCTGGAGACAAATCAGATATACAAGATTTGCTGGAGAGTGTCAGGCTggataaagaaaaagcagagacaCTGGCCAGCAGTCTGCAAGAGGAGCTGGCGCACACTCGCAATGATGCCAATCGCTTGCAAGATGCCATTGCTAAG gttgAAGATGAGTACAGAGTATTCCAAGAAGAAGCCAAGAAACAAATAGAGGATCTTAACGTGACTCTAGAAAAACTTCGGGCAGAGCTAGATGAGAAAGAAACTGAGAGAAGTGACATGAAAGAAACTATCTTTGAGTTGGAGGATGAAGTAGAGCAGCATCGTGCTGTGAAGCTTCATGACAACCTCATCATATCTGATTTGGAGA ATACAGTTAAAAAACTTCAGGACCAAAAGCATGACATGGAAAGAGAGATAAAGAATCTTCACAGGAGACTGCGG GAGGAGTCAGCAGAATGGCGTCAGTTCCAAGCTGATCTCCAGACTGCAGTGGTTATAGCAAATGATATAAAGTCTGAGGCCCAGGAAGAGATAGGAGACCTAAAGCGAAGATTACACgaagctcaggaaaaaaatgagaagctcACTAAGGAGTTGGAGGAAATCAAGTCACGCAA GCAGGAAGAGGAACGCGGGCGAGTGTACAATTACATGAATGCTGTAGAGAGAGATTTGGCAGCTCTGAGACAGGGAATGGGCCTGAGTCGCAGATCATCCACCTCCTCAGAGCCAACTCCGACTGTCAAAACACTCATCAAGTCCTTTGACAGTGCCTCCCAAG TTCcaagtcctgctgctgccacaatTCCTCGCACTCCTCTGAGTCCAAGTCCCATGAAGactcccccagctgctgctgtatcCCCTATGCAG aggCATTCTATAAGCGGACCAATCTCTGCTTCTAAACCCCTTGCTACACTGACAGACAAAAGGCCAAGCTATGCTGAAATCCCTGTTCAAG AACATTTGTTGAGAACATCTTCTACCAGCAGACCAGCATCTTTGCCAAGAGTTCCTGCAATGGAAAGTGCCAAATCTATTTCAG TGTCTCGAAGAAGTAGTGAAGAAATCAAACGGGATATCAGTGCACCCGATGGAGCATCTCCAGCCTCTCTCATGGCAATGGGTACCACCTCACCACAGCTGTCCCTCTCATCCTCCCCTACAGCATCAGTCACCCCTACAACCAGAAGTCGAATAAG ggaagaaaggaaagatccCTTGTCTGCCCTAGCAAGAGAATATGGAGGATCGAAGAGAAATGCCTTGCTGAAATGgtgccagaaaaaaacagaaggataTCAG